A segment of the Homoserinimonas aerilata genome:
AGGTTGGCAAGCAGCAGGCGCTCGTGGGCGGGTCCGCCTCCGAGACGAGGACCCTTCGTGGGCTTAGGCATTTTCTAGATCTCCAGTAGTAAAAATTGTGGTGTCAGGCTGCACTGCGACGGCTGTGGGCCGACGCGGTCAGTTGCCCTCTTCGGCTTCTTCGTATCCGCTGTAGAAGTGGGCACCGTCGAAGCCGGGAACGCTGTCCTTCAGGGACAGGCCCATCTCGACGAGCTTGTCCTTGACCTCATCCACCGACTTCTGCCCGAAGTTGCGGATGTTCATGAGCTGCGTCTCCGAGAGGGCGACAAGCTCACTGACGTTGTTGATGCCCTCGCGCTTGAGGCAGTTGTAGCTGCGCACGGACAGGTCGAGGTCCTCGATGGGCATGCTCAGCTCGGTCGAGAGCACGGCGTCGACGGGTGCCGGGCCGATCTCGATGCCTTCGGCCGCGTTGTTGAGCTCGCGGGCGAGTCCGAACAGCTCGACGAGGGTCTTACCGGCGGAGGCGATGGCGTCGCGAGGCGTGATCGCCGGCTTCGTCTCGACGTCGACGACGAGGCGGTCGAAGTCGGTGCGCTCACCGGCACGAGTTGCCTCGACGCGGTACGTGACCTTGAGGACGGGCGAGTAGATCGAGTCGATCGGGATCTGGCCGGCCTCGCTGAACTCGTTGCGGTTCTGCGTCGCCGAGACGTAGCCGCGGCCGCGCTCGATGGTCAGCTCGAGCTCGAACTTCGCCTTGTCGTTGAGCGTGGCGATGAGCAGC
Coding sequences within it:
- a CDS encoding DNA-directed RNA polymerase subunit alpha, which produces MLIAQRPTLSEENISEFRSRFVIEPLEPGFGYTLGNSLRRTLLSSIPGAAVTSIRIDGVLHEFSTVAGVKEDVTEIILNIKGLVVSSEHDEPITAYLRKQGAGQVTAADISAPAGVEIHNPELLIATLNDKAKFELELTIERGRGYVSATQNRNEFSEAGQIPIDSIYSPVLKVTYRVEATRAGERTDFDRLVVDVETKPAITPRDAIASAGKTLVELFGLARELNNAAEGIEIGPAPVDAVLSTELSMPIEDLDLSVRSYNCLKREGINNVSELVALSETQLMNIRNFGQKSVDEVKDKLVEMGLSLKDSVPGFDGAHFYSGYEEAEEGN